The proteins below come from a single Candidatus Paceibacterota bacterium genomic window:
- a CDS encoding pitrilysin family protein: MYKKSLLSGGSKLITVPLEHTNTVTILLLVRTGSKNESENIRGISHFLEHMFFKGTAKRPTTLDISKELDRVGGVYNAFTGKEYTGFWVKVDASNFDLAADVISDIVLNSKFDQSEINKERGTIIEEMNMYLDNPMMYVPTLYESVLYKDQPLGFDEIGNRETINSVKREDFVKYYNDYYSADNIVIAVCGKINEKQVESKIGKYFMGISDRRSPDQASAHDDQSQPNLLVNNRKTDQTHICIGVRAYGIESENKYAMSILSAILGGNMSSRLFTSVREKNGLAYYIHTSAESYKDVGYLVTQAGLSNEKSIKAIKIILDEYKRIRDFGVDADELSKAKTYLKGRTTIALESSDSMASFVAMQELYSGKILTPEEKFDKIDSVSAKDIKRVSEDIFVDKKLNLALIGPFEDNAPINGILSLK, encoded by the coding sequence ATGTATAAAAAATCTTTGCTTTCCGGCGGTTCGAAGCTCATTACGGTTCCGCTTGAACATACAAATACGGTCACTATCCTGCTGCTGGTGAGAACCGGATCGAAGAACGAGTCGGAGAATATCCGCGGAATATCTCATTTTCTTGAGCATATGTTTTTCAAGGGAACGGCAAAAAGGCCGACAACGCTCGATATCTCCAAGGAATTGGACAGGGTTGGAGGAGTATACAACGCATTTACGGGAAAGGAATATACCGGATTTTGGGTGAAAGTTGATGCATCGAATTTCGATCTTGCCGCAGACGTCATTTCGGATATTGTTCTGAATTCAAAATTTGACCAATCGGAGATCAATAAGGAGCGAGGGACGATAATCGAGGAAATGAATATGTATCTCGACAATCCAATGATGTACGTTCCGACGTTGTATGAAAGTGTTTTATATAAAGACCAGCCTTTGGGTTTTGACGAGATCGGAAACCGCGAAACGATCAATTCTGTAAAAAGGGAAGATTTTGTGAAATATTATAATGACTATTACTCTGCGGACAATATCGTGATCGCTGTCTGCGGAAAGATAAATGAAAAACAAGTCGAGTCGAAGATCGGCAAATATTTTATGGGCATATCGGACCGCAGATCTCCGGATCAGGCCAGCGCTCATGATGATCAATCTCAGCCAAACTTGCTCGTGAATAACAGAAAAACGGATCAAACGCACATTTGCATAGGCGTAAGGGCATATGGGATCGAGAGCGAGAATAAATATGCAATGAGCATCTTGAGCGCGATACTGGGAGGGAACATGAGTTCGCGGCTTTTTACGTCGGTCAGGGAAAAGAACGGTCTTGCATATTATATCCATACAAGCGCGGAAAGCTATAAAGACGTCGGATATTTGGTCACTCAGGCCGGACTCAGCAACGAAAAAAGCATAAAAGCGATCAAAATAATTCTCGATGAATACAAAAGAATAAGAGACTTCGGTGTTGATGCAGATGAACTCAGCAAGGCAAAGACATATCTCAAAGGCCGAACGACCATAGCTCTTGAATCATCTGATTCAATGGCGAGCTTTGTCGCGATGCAGGAACTCTATTCGGGAAAGATTTTGACCCCCGAAGAGAAATTTGATAAAATAGACTCAGTCAGTGCGAAGGATATCAAGAGAGTTTCTGAGGATATATTCGTCGATAAAAAGCTCAACTTGGCCCTTATCGGACCATTTGAGGATAATGCGCCGATAAACGGCAT
- a CDS encoding MBL fold metallo-hydrolase — translation MHQEITFIGHSTILIDIEGFKIITDPIFSKWVYGIPRAKKVNIEIDDLKNDVDLILISHAHKDHLNKKSLNHFQKDIPIASHSDNKKYISKCKFTNILQFAYWESKLFNKDAIRVTSVPAYHGKTLPWGPIGTSGGFVIESTDKTIYFAGDTAYDSGLFKTIRTKFDIDVLLMPIGAYSPRWMLRNEHTNPDEALKTMHVLKAKTMIPIHWGSYMFALDTPKQPIRILKKRIMGTNLEKKVRILKNGESMSL, via the coding sequence ATGCATCAGGAAATCACATTCATAGGGCATTCTACCATATTGATAGATATCGAAGGCTTCAAGATCATAACGGATCCGATTTTTTCAAAATGGGTATATGGAATACCGCGTGCCAAAAAAGTTAACATAGAAATTGACGATCTCAAGAACGACGTTGATCTTATTTTGATATCGCATGCGCACAAAGATCATCTGAACAAAAAAAGTTTGAATCATTTTCAAAAGGATATTCCCATTGCATCGCACAGCGACAACAAGAAATATATCAGTAAATGCAAATTCACGAACATACTCCAATTCGCCTATTGGGAATCAAAACTTTTCAATAAAGACGCGATCCGGGTCACATCGGTTCCGGCATATCATGGAAAAACTTTGCCATGGGGACCGATCGGAACCTCAGGGGGATTCGTGATCGAATCAACAGATAAAACTATATATTTTGCCGGAGACACCGCATATGATTCCGGATTATTCAAGACGATCAGGACGAAATTCGACATAGATGTTCTATTGATGCCGATCGGAGCGTATTCGCCTCGATGGATGCTCAGAAACGAGCACACCAATCCCGATGAAGCGCTGAAAACGATGCATGTACTGAAAGCCAAAACAATGATTCCGATCCACTGGGGCTCATATATGTTCGCGCTTGATACTCCCAAACAGCCTATCAGAATACTGAAAAAGAGGATAATGGGCACGAATCTTGAAAAAAAGGTGCGCATTCTGAAAAACGGTGAAAGTATGAGCCTGTAA
- a CDS encoding SAM hydroxide adenosyltransferase, with amino-acid sequence MQITIINDCQDQNAKLRQVTRAGSYFKNASVNCFGVSSELEAAGFLLDAIDAFEGREGIVLANVAPRNGSAHKWKNGTPFGYFWYKKTLVVTTIDGMILSLAKKYGVIDKLYVLEIKEVLEAIKRSELSDEVKGRIISSQFRSYDFLPRAAYWIKKKIKLPKTEFDLNLIPEIPKKIWFTDNFGNAKTTIDSASADDRKRITVRINGNAVELNYYKCLRDLKDGETGLVQGSSGVFGHRFLEIMTQGKNTSHLLNIKAGDDVEIL; translated from the coding sequence ATGCAAATTACGATCATAAACGACTGCCAGGATCAAAACGCCAAATTAAGACAAGTGACAAGGGCGGGCTCATATTTTAAGAATGCTTCCGTGAATTGCTTCGGCGTCAGTTCAGAGCTCGAAGCGGCGGGGTTTCTTTTGGATGCCATAGACGCTTTTGAGGGAAGGGAAGGAATAGTCCTCGCAAACGTCGCTCCAAGGAACGGAAGCGCGCATAAATGGAAGAATGGCACTCCTTTCGGATATTTTTGGTACAAAAAAACTTTGGTGGTTACGACAATCGACGGGATGATCCTTTCTCTTGCAAAAAAATACGGCGTGATCGATAAGCTTTATGTCCTTGAGATCAAAGAAGTGCTGGAAGCCATTAAAAGAAGCGAATTGAGCGACGAAGTGAAAGGCCGGATCATTTCAAGCCAATTCAGAAGCTATGACTTTCTTCCGAGAGCCGCCTATTGGATAAAGAAAAAGATAAAACTGCCCAAAACCGAATTTGACCTAAACCTTATTCCGGAGATCCCAAAAAAGATCTGGTTCACGGACAACTTTGGAAATGCAAAAACCACCATCGACAGCGCATCTGCCGATGACAGAAAAAGAATAACCGTCAGGATCAACGGCAATGCTGTTGAATTGAATTACTACAAATGTCTTCGCGACCTCAAAGATGGAGAAACCGGACTAGTACAAGGAAGTTCGGGAGTTTTCGGACACAGATTTTTGGAGATCATGACTCAAGGAAAAAATACTTCTCATCTGTTGAACATCAAAGCAGGGGATGATGTGGAGATATTATAA
- a CDS encoding CAP domain-containing protein, with the protein MIKKTFFGIVLLLTVVGSVYFGMNYYGIKKIDFNFPIEDTKNIISEIEKEINSPPPLKYSNGYNTRTNLTISGVLKWTNDMRNANGGLTALKENAKLDAIAQLRLDDMFKEQYFEHISPSGIGVSDVAKEYGYEYITIGENIALGNFDGDKALVDAWMNSPGHRANILNGRYAEIGIAVQKGQYEKNETWMAIQVFALPLSACPKIDTALKQKIDQNNTTITSAEASINGLKDIIDSSNPRSEGDIAVYNKNVRRYNQMVSDINALIKETKNYVTTYNAEVDAFNSCAKAN; encoded by the coding sequence ATGATTAAAAAAACATTCTTCGGCATTGTATTGTTGTTGACGGTCGTTGGGTCGGTTTATTTCGGAATGAATTATTATGGTATAAAAAAAATTGATTTTAATTTTCCGATCGAAGATACAAAAAATATAATTTCAGAAATTGAAAAAGAAATAAACAGTCCGCCTCCCCTGAAATATTCTAACGGATATAACACCAGAACAAATCTTACAATTTCCGGAGTCCTGAAATGGACTAATGATATGCGTAATGCAAACGGCGGACTGACAGCTCTGAAGGAGAATGCAAAATTGGACGCAATTGCGCAATTGCGGCTCGATGATATGTTCAAGGAACAATATTTTGAGCACATATCTCCTTCCGGAATAGGCGTTTCAGATGTTGCAAAGGAATATGGCTATGAGTATATCACGATCGGAGAGAATATCGCTCTTGGGAATTTCGACGGCGACAAAGCTCTCGTCGATGCATGGATGAACAGCCCGGGACATCGCGCAAATATACTCAACGGGAGATATGCCGAAATAGGAATAGCTGTGCAAAAAGGACAATATGAGAAAAATGAAACATGGATGGCGATCCAAGTCTTTGCGCTTCCGTTATCCGCTTGTCCGAAAATAGACACGGCATTGAAGCAGAAAATTGATCAGAATAATACAACGATAACTTCGGCGGAAGCTTCAATAAATGGCTTGAAAGACATCATTGACAGCTCCAATCCTCGATCGGAAGGCGATATCGCGGTTTATAATAAGAACGTGAGAAGATATAACCAGATGGTGTCGGATATTAATGCTCTGATAAAGGAAACCAAAAACTATGTTACGACTTATAATGCCGAGGTCGATGCGTTCAACTCATGCGCAAAGGCGAATTAA